TGTCATGGGTCATGTGTCTTGTGTCCTGTAGTTGCGGCTACACCACCCGTCCCGGCTTGCCCTCCAACCTCCGCACGGTCTATGTCAAGCCGTTCGCCAACCGGATTGATTTTACCCGCCTCGACACCGGCTATGACCGCTTCCCGCTCTATCGGCACAAGATGGAAGTGGATCTGACAAACGCCGTCATCAATCGATTCCAATTTACCGGCCTGCTGCGTCCGGCCGGCGCGGACCACGCGGATACGCGGCTGGAAGGCGAGCTGGTCCAATACCGCCGGGATCCCTTGCGCTATAACGCCAGTCAGGACGTGGAGGAGTGGCGGTTGAATCTCGTGGTGGACTTGAAGTTCTATGATCAGCGCACCAACGAGCTGATGTGGGATGAGCCGGGGTTCACCGGCGATACCACGTATTTCGCTCTGGGCAGCCAGACCGAAAGCGAAACCAGCGCCCTCACGCGCGCCACGACGGATTTGGCCCGGCGGATAGTGGAACGCGCCGTTGAAAACTGGTAGTACCACCACAGTTACCAATGACCAAGCACCAATAACCAAACAAT
The Candidatus Omnitrophota bacterium genome window above contains:
- a CDS encoding LptE family protein — its product is MRPTTHNPRPTKWAWQLLVSWVMCLVSCSCGYTTRPGLPSNLRTVYVKPFANRIDFTRLDTGYDRFPLYRHKMEVDLTNAVINRFQFTGLLRPAGADHADTRLEGELVQYRRDPLRYNASQDVEEWRLNLVVDLKFYDQRTNELMWDEPGFTGDTTYFALGSQTESETSALTRATTDLARRIVERAVENW